In Bacillota bacterium, the sequence AAAGGCCAGCACAAAACTCAACGTTCGACCACGGCGATTGCCGGCAATTACAGTGATAAGACCACCAAGACCGGTGCCGACAATACCGGCTAAGGTGCCAATAGCGGTAATGGTAAAAACCGGTGACAACAGCCTCACCCCAATGAAAATGATTATATCTCTCAAACTAGTTTAACCCCAAGGCTTGCTCTCTGTCAAGCTCTTCTAATCATGGCCGCTACGGTCGTGGACTATTAGCAATAATATTACAGTGGTCCCGGTGCGGAAAAATGATATACTTAAGATAGACCCGTGAAAGGAAGTGAGGCCGGATGCCGACGTTACCAGTGGAAGTGCAGAGTGTGGCTGTGGACAGCAGTGGAAATCATGTGGTGCTCGTAAGGGAAACCAAGGGAGGAAAGTACCTGCCCATCGTCGTCGGCCCCTTCGAAGCTCAGGTCATTGCTCTTTACCTACAAGGCCTAACCACCGAGCGGCCCTTAACACACCATCTAATGGTGGATTTTTGCCGCCGAGTGGGTGCGAAGGTAGAACAAGTTGTTATCACCGACTTAAGAAACGACGTCTTTTATGCGGACGTACATGTAGATGTCAACGGAGAAGAGTTTGTCCTGGACGCTCGCCCCAGTGATGCCATGGCTCTGGCCCTGGCTTTCCAGGCACCCATGGTGATGAATTTTAAGCTGGTGGAGTTTACCGTCGACCCTGAGCAGATGAGCATTCCTCCTGAATAGGAACCGTTATTTGCTTAAGCTGCGGAAGTAATTCTTCAGGTAAGGAAGAAGAGTTGCTTCGGCAGCTTTTGTGTTGTTCACACTAAAACCTGCTTGTTGGCAGGGCTAGGGTAGCAAAAACTAATATTATATCAGTTGACTTAACCATAGTCAATAAGTATAATTAAATATAAGGGAACAATTCAGACCCGAAATGTGTCCATTCAGGGGTAATCGGAGAGTCAAAAAACTCACCTTAGTTGTCACTTTGCTCCTTCGGAATGACGGCTAATCTGTTCACTTGCCGTGCTACAGGAATCGCTGGATATTCAATAACGCCATTTACGCCTGAATAGACACCCCGAAATCGTCACGGACAGGGCGTGAACTTACACGCTTATTAACTGTAAGGATCAATGGGCCTACAGAAGCAGAACCTAAGGCCTGTTTTTTATTATGCCTCTGTTCAAAGTAGTGGGGGGTGAATACGTATGTGGCACTGTGGCCATGGTTTCGGTGACGGGACCAGAACACTTCTAAAAGTGGATCTCCGTACCGGCGAGATCCTCATCAATCATCTGGACGAATTTTGGTCCAGGAGCGATTATGTAACTTCTTCGTGGAAAGAGGAGCCCTTTAATTGGATTAAACAAGCAGGAAAAATGAAATAGAGGTAGAAGTAAGAATAAGGGGAATTAATCCTCTTATTCTGTCAGGAGGTGATAACGACTACGTTTAGGTAGCTTGAGGGTAAGATGCTGGTGATCCCGAGGGGAGGGAAGAGCATGAGTCGACCCAAGGTGGCGTTGGTAAAGGCAGAAGGGATTCAGGGGAACGCGGAGTTCATGGGTGGTCGTTTTGTTCGCTACGATCAAGACGTGGCGGCTATTCGAGCCGCGGTAAAAAAGTCGGTAGAGCTGACCATCGGTTCGCTGGATAGTATTATTCAGCCTGGAGACAGGGTTCTTATTAAACCTAACTTGG encodes:
- a CDS encoding bifunctional nuclease family protein, producing the protein MPTLPVEVQSVAVDSSGNHVVLVRETKGGKYLPIVVGPFEAQVIALYLQGLTTERPLTHHLMVDFCRRVGAKVEQVVITDLRNDVFYADVHVDVNGEEFVLDARPSDAMALALAFQAPMVMNFKLVEFTVDPEQMSIPPE